The Carnobacterium divergens nucleotide sequence GGATCAAAGGTTGGAATTGCATCTGCTGGAGCTAATTCATACTCATATGCTAGTGCAAAAGGAAATTCAAGAGATACATTTAGTTGTTGGTACAATCCAAATGGTGGTTATTAGTTATAAACAGTATAAATAAAAATAACCTCTAAAAAGTTAGATATATTTGAAACGATTTTTTAGGCTGTATTGCTAATCGTTATGGCTTGTTCGATAAAATTTTATTTTTTTTAACAGTAATGAGAATTACCAAAACACATATCTATATAACTGAGCAACGAATGTATTATTTTTAATTGAATAAATTAGATTTTAACATAAATATTAGAGCGCTAGTTTAACTTGCTCTAGTATTTTTTTGTTTTCCGCACACTAGGAAAGAAATTGATTCGTTTCTAAAAAAATAATAGAGTATGCTGTAACTATCAAATAAAAGGAGTTGGTTGTAAATGAAAACGGTTTTATTAATATGTGGTGGTGGTGCATCAAGTGGCTTTATGGCAGCTAATATGCGAAAAGCAGCTAAAAAAAGAGGTGCAGAAGTTGCCATTTTAGCAAGAAGTGAATCAGAATTGGATGACTATATTGAAAAAATTGATGTGTTATTGATTGGCCCGCATTTAGCTTATATTGAAAATGAGGTTAAAGAAAGAATTGTTCAATCTGGTCGAGATATTTTAGTGAAGGTAATTCCACAAAAAGTTTATGGCATGATGAATGGCAATGAAGCACTGGATTTATTAAATCAAGAATAAAAGGAGAAAAAGATGGAAAAAATAATGAATTTTATGACCAATAGTTTTGCACCTAAAGTAAATAAGGTGACCAAAAATGTTTGGGTTTCAGCAGTTCAAGATTCTGTAATGGCAATTTTACCCTTTATTTTAGTCAGTTCGATGATTACCTTGATATCTCTAGTAAATGAAATTGCCCCTATTTTACCTGATCTATCATTAATCAGTACCTTCACCTTTGGTTTGTCAGGGATTTTTGTAGCTTTTTTACTACCGTATTTTATTTTAGAAAAGAAAAAAATTGGCGATAAAAAAGTATTAGCTGGTTTAACTGGAATTGCCTTGTATTTATTATTGATTTTTCCAGTAATTGGAAATGAAGGCTCAAGTATTACGTTTTCGTTAGAGCGTTTTGGTGCAGTGGGGATGTTTGTTTCAATCGTAATGGGATTATTTGTAGGAGGAATGATGACGCTTTTTTCTAAAT carries:
- a CDS encoding PTS sugar transporter subunit IIB; amino-acid sequence: MKTVLLICGGGASSGFMAANMRKAAKKRGAEVAILARSESELDDYIEKIDVLLIGPHLAYIENEVKERIVQSGRDILVKVIPQKVYGMMNGNEALDLLNQE